AGCCACTTTTTTAATTCCAACTGCTTTATTAAGTCCTGATTTTACGATCTCGATGACATGCCAAGGAGCAGCCCAACGCCGGTGGTCGATAACTTCTGCATGGACTTTGTTTAAATGTTCGCGAATGGATGTCACATCTTTTTCCGAAGCATGAATAAGTAAACAAGTTGGAGAGTCTTGTAAAAACTTTCGCAAATCCCCAGTTGTAATCGTTGGATTTCCCAGGCTAAAAATGTCTAAAAGCTTCTCGTCATGATAATGGAAGTATACTTCATCCATCACTTCAGCAATAATATTATGGAAATTAAATTGATGGCACGCATCAACGATTTCTTTCGTTATGTCAATCGATAAAGGATGGTGGAACATCCCCCAATCGTTATGTAGCGGATGGTGTACAAAAGCTCCATTAAAATTCACAATAGGAGTGGTTAATCCGAGCTCACGGTAATACATTTCGCTAGCTCGGTACGGTCTTCCGGTAGCAATCATGACTAGATGTCCATTTTCTTTTGCTTTTTGAATCGTTACTTTTGTTTTGGCGGAAATGGTCTTATCATCCTTCAGCAATGTTCCATCTAAATCAAGTACGATTAAATGAGTATTTTTCCCCATACTGTCTCCTCGATTTCATTTTAAAATTTCTTTTTGTACCGTAAGTGTATCGAATGGTGCCTACAAGGTCTATATCGTTAACAAAATATTTAAGGAGTATTTACATGTACATTATACCAAAAATAGGATAAGATGAAGTAAAACATGTAAATAGGGAGAGAGTTTACGTGATTGGTGTAACAAAAGAAGTCATCAACGGAAAGCCATTACTGCATGTTGCGAATCAGCAACACTGGACTGAATGCTTACCAACAATCTTTTTTATCCATGGCTTTACAAGTGCAAAAGAACATAATTTACATTATGCTTATCTTTTAGCCGAAGAAGGGTTTCGTGTGTTCTTACCGGATTGCCTTTATCATGGTGAGCGGTCCGCCGGGTTTACAGAACAAGAACTGAATTTTCAATTTTGGAATATTGTCATACAAACGATTCATGAACTGAAAGAATGGAAAGATGTTTATGTTCATAAAGGCTTCATTGATGAAGAGCGTATCGGTGTAGCCGGCACTTCCATGGGGGGAATTGTGACACTTGGTGCACTAACTCAATACGATTGGATTCAAGCCGCGGTTAGCTTAATGGGAACACCAACTTATGAACAATTTGCAAAAATGCAAATGGACTACTTAAAACAAAAGGGGATTGAACTTCCGCTTACAAAAGAAGAGGAAGAAGCTTTTTGGGACCAAATTAGGAAGTTTGATTTCAGCCAACAACCTGAAAAATGGAACAAGCGACCATTAATGTTTTGGCATGGGGAAAAAGATGACGTTGTCCCTTATGAACCAGCCTTTAGCTTTTATGAGCAGTTAAAAGCAATGGGTTCATCGGAAAGTTTGTTAAAATTTATCTGTGATCCATCAGCCGGTCATAAAGTTACTCGCGAAGGAGTTTTACAGACGGTGGCATGGTTCCAAACCCATTTATTATCTACCT
The sequence above is a segment of the Bacillus sp. (in: firmicutes) genome. Coding sequences within it:
- a CDS encoding alpha/beta fold hydrolase → MIGVTKEVINGKPLLHVANQQHWTECLPTIFFIHGFTSAKEHNLHYAYLLAEEGFRVFLPDCLYHGERSAGFTEQELNFQFWNIVIQTIHELKEWKDVYVHKGFIDEERIGVAGTSMGGIVTLGALTQYDWIQAAVSLMGTPTYEQFAKMQMDYLKQKGIELPLTKEEEEAFWDQIRKFDFSQQPEKWNKRPLMFWHGEKDDVVPYEPAFSFYEQLKAMGSSESLLKFICDPSAGHKVTREGVLQTVAWFQTHLLSTSVKVD
- a CDS encoding HAD family phosphatase, encoding MGKNTHLIVLDLDGTLLKDDKTISAKTKVTIQKAKENGHLVMIATGRPYRASEMYYRELGLTTPIVNFNGAFVHHPLHNDWGMFHHPLSIDITKEIVDACHQFNFHNIIAEVMDEVYFHYHDEKLLDIFSLGNPTITTGDLRKFLQDSPTCLLIHASEKDVTSIREHLNKVHAEVIDHRRWAAPWHVIEIVKSGLNKAVGIKKVADYYGIPKERIIAFGDEDNDLEMIEYAGIGVAMGNGIAPLKAIANEITGTNEEDGIANFLQSYLHLK